From a region of the Mercurialis annua linkage group LG1-X, ddMerAnnu1.2, whole genome shotgun sequence genome:
- the LOC126664397 gene encoding uncharacterized protein LOC126664397 produces the protein MSLLPSSKSMDSSSNRALKECDTVLKPAKHASATRRTPSISSSSSFSSCSSSNFPDESPLSPATPLRFSGVPFSWEHLPGIPKKCSSSHRNKADTKLVKLLPLPPPAIPQLSKRSSLEETGIRNKKHGDENFGRNDPFFAAFVECSKDDNDIYESSSTTNLWNGGKVSRSISDRFGFINLYTSCKRTCAVSESLVYIPRSNRTSYDLINARPTR, from the coding sequence atgtcTCTCCTTCCTTCTTCTAAATCAATGGATTCCTCAAGTAACCGTGCCCTAAAAGAATGTGACACCGTATTGAAACCCGCCAAGCACGCTTCGGCCACTCGCCGAACGCCTTCAATTTCTTCGTCATCATCTTTCTCATCATGTTCATCCTCAAATTTTCCAGACGAGTCCCCGCTTAGTCCGGCCACCCCGCTTCGATTTTCGGGCGTTCCGTTTTCTTGGGAACATTTACCCGGAATTCCAAAGAAATGTAGTTCAAGTCACAGAAATAAGGCTGACACAAAATTAGTGAAGCTACTTCCATTGCCTCCTCCTGCCATACCTCAATTATCGAAACGTTCGAGTTTGGAAGAAACCGGAATCCGAAATAAGAAGCACGGTGATGAGAATTTCGGAAGGAACGATCCGTTTTTTGCTGCATTTGTTGAATGTTCAAAGGATGATAATGATATCTACGAATCATCATCAACTACTAATTTATGGAATGGTGGTAAGGTTTCAAGAAGCATTAGTGACAGATTTGGTTTCATAAATCTTTACACTTCTTGTAAAAGAACTTGCGCTGTTTCTGAGTCATTAGTTTACATTCCAAGATCAAACAGAACATCTTATGATCTCATTAATGCTCGCCCTACTCGCTAA
- the LOC126665709 gene encoding probable terpene synthase 6 gives MATQNKQPDVFRPLADFPPTVWGDSFAALSSTVDSDFESYTEEVETLKKVVKEMLRASRRELMENIEFINLLCRLGVSYQFENEIDEQLNHTFIALPDLLDQKDYDLYELAILFRVLRQHGYKMSCDVFNKFKNIHGEFKESMTNDVRGLLSLYEATFLSVHEEDILDEALVFTRHHLEILAENCSPNLAKHIKNALYRPFHQGIERIEHRLFISFYQGEESRNQTLLKFAKLDFNRLQILYKKELAMVTGWWEGINLPEKLPYARDRLVENYIWAISAHYEPQFSSSRLMVTMYANLITVLDDTYDAYGTLDELERFTTAFQRVDMSAAHELPEYLQVLYKSLLDLFDETENNTKEGMSYKLTFLKEAFKELARAYLVEAKWFYGGDVPTLKEYVSNGIITSCYNPITAASLFGMGDLVGLREYEWVQKRPKILEAAMLICRLMDDIQSHEFEQRRGDCPSSVECYMNEKNASEAEAVEVIQQMVVDAWKDINQQRMKPNVVSPIILKFYLNLSRVMDFLYKYHDGFTFPAYVKDDVKSLFLQEFPM, from the exons ATGGCCACTCAAAATAAGCAGCCAGATGTCTTTCGTCCATTGGCAGACTTCCCCCCTACAGTTTGGGGTGACAGTTTTGCTGCGTTATCCTCTACAGTAGATTCA GATTTTGAATCATACACTGAAGAGGTGGAAACTCTCAAAAAGGTAGTGAAGGAAATGTTAAGAGCATCTAGAAGGGAGTTAATGGAGAATATTGAGTTCATCAATTTGTTATGCCGTCTCGGTGTTTCGTAtcaatttgaaaatgaaatagatGAACAATTAAATCATACTTTCATCGCTCTTCCTGATCTTCTTGATCAGAAAGATTACGACCTCTACGAACTCGCAATTTTGTTCCGAGTTTTGAGACAACATGGATATAAAATGTCTTGTG ATGTGTTTAACAAATTCAAGAACATCCATGGTGAGTTCAAGGAAAGCATGACCAATGATGTGAGAGGGCTGCTGAGCTTGTACGAAGCTACGTTTCTGAGTGTGCATGAAGAAGATATTCTTGATGAAGCCCTTGTTTTTACAAGGCATCACTTGGAGATTTTGGCTGAAAATTGTAGCCCTAATCTtgcaaaacatataaaaaatgcTCTTTATCGGCCATTCCACCAAGGAATTGAAAGAATAGAACACAggctttttatttccttttacCAAGGAGAAGAGTCTAGAAACCAAACTCTCCTCAAGTTTGCCAAGCTTGATTTTAATCGATTGCAAATACTCTACAAGAAGGAGCTTGCTATGGTCACAGG atGGTGGGAAGGCATAAATCTTCCTGAAAAGCTTCCTTATGCTAGAGATAGACTTGTGGAGAATTATATTTGGGCAATTTCAGCTCATTACGAGCCTCAATTTTCGTCTTCTCGCTTGATGGTAACGATGTATGCCAATCTAATCACCGTGTTGGACGATACATATGATGCATACGGTACCCTCGACGAACTCGAGCGTTTTACAACTGCATTTCAGAG GGTAGACATGAGTGCTGCGCATGAGCTACCAGAGTACCTGCAAGTTCTTTACAAGTCACTGTTGGATCTTTTTGATGAAACAGAAAACAATACCAAGGAAGGAATGTCTTACAAACTTACTTTTCTAAAAGAGGCA TTCAAAGAACTCGCCAGAGCCTACTTGGTAGAGGCAAAATGGTTTTATGGCGGTGATGTGCCGACGCTGAAGGAGTACGTGAGCAATGGAATAATCACTAGTTGTTACAATCCCATAACAGCAGCATCTTTGTTTGGAATGGGGGATTTAGTGGGATTAAGAGAATATGAATGGGTTCAGAAACGCCCAAAAATTCTTGAAGCCGCCATGTTAATCTGTCGTCTAATGGATGACATACAATCACATGAG TTTGAGCAAAGAAGGGGGGACTGTCCTTCAAGCGTGGAGTGTTACATGAATGAAAAGAATGCATCAGAAGCAGAAGCTGTTGAAGTGATCCAGCAAATGGTGGTCGATGCATGGAAAGACATCAACCAGCAACGTATGAAACCGAACGTTGTCTCGCCCATAATTCTCAAATTTTATCTCAACCTTTCACGGGTGATGGATTTTCTTTATAAGTATCATGACGGATTCACATTCCCAGCATATGTTAAAGATGATGTCAAGTCACTGTTTCTCCAAGAATTTCCTATGTGA